The DNA sequence CCAGAAGGTTATGTTGAGGAGACACAATTCCCTGATAAGTTAGATCGTAAAGAAGTGATTAAGAACACTAGGTTGAATGCCCAATTGGCATCAGAAAGTTCTAAAGGTGATGAAATCAGAGCAAAGATTGCtgagaagaaaaaggaacAAGGGTTACATTCAGCAGAACTACCTGAACATTTGAAATGGgatgaaataaatttgtaCAAAAATGAACAAGAGAAGAGTGCTACTatgaaaattgatgaacCTAAAACACCATACGAAGGAGGTTTTAACCCTGAAGGAGAGTATTATAGGGAGGATGACGACAACGAAGGTAATGGAAATGGTGAAGTGGACGATATTCCTGCTTTTGAATTAGGGGAAGGAGAATTTGACAAATTACCTCATGAAACTCTGGGTTCTCTCCATGGTAGTCGAGTGATTAAAGATACCAATCACCAGGAGAAAGAACaggatgaagaagatgattcTGGAGAAAAGGAATTGACAGCAGAAGAGAAGCATAGAAGGTTTGAAGAAATGAGAAAGCAACATTATCATATGAAAGGGTTACCATTGAGacaaaaaatagaaataccGGACGAAGACGATGAAGAGTAGATTGGAAGGAAGAAAATTAATGTAATGATGTTTATATAATGGCTTGTCTTCTTAAACCttcatttgtttttgtttattgagtttgtttggttggttggttggttgattGGTTTAGTTTCAGTTTCTGtataattgttttgataGTTTACattctatatatattattttcctataaaaaaaatctaattaaaatatttcaaatagGAAGCATCTAAGGAGCCTGCACCAACCAATTCCTTTGCTACTTCAGCAAAAGTAGATTTCACTGAAGCAGCATCAGCGTCTTTAACTTTATTGGCAACTTCACCTAATTTAACATCGTcgaatttttcaattaacaAATCAACATCGGCATCAATGTCGGCAGACTTAGCTGCGTCACCAAAGtaatcattttctttaacaGCAGCTCTGatgtttcttttgtttttctttttagcaGCTTTAGCAGCTTCTTTGGCTTTTTTAGAGTTGGCTTTCAAAGCAGCAGCTTCTTCGGCAGCTTTCTTAGCAGCAGCTTCTTCGGCAGCCTTTTTAGCAGCAGCTTCTTCAGCGGCTTTTCTTGATCCGGATTCTTTTTCCCATTTCTTAGCTgccttttcctttttggctttttctttaaacaatttaattcttGGATCTTCAGCATGAGCTCTTTCGaccaattcaataattctcTTGTTGTCTTCTTgcttcaatttctttctattAGCAATATTCTTACGTTCAATATAACGTTTGTGATCTCTGTTGGCAGTGTCATCTGGgacatcttcatctttgaattcaaaagtCTTCCAAGAATCGAATCTTCCCCAAAAGCTGTAGAAAGCATCGACTTCTTCTTTGGTGCTTTCTAAGTTGCCCAATAATGGAACTGGTTGTTTAGTAGAAAATCTTGCTTCACTTTCAAATACTGGACCCCAAGCTTCAAAGAAGTCGTATTTGGATTTTGGAGCAGGTGGTTTTGGatcattttcaacatcaatagAATCGTATTGTCTTCTTTTAACTGGGTCTAACATAACTTCAAAAGCtttttgaatgattttgaaaaatccaTCGTTTTCTAATCCACCACTAGCGGATTTCTTATCTGGATGATGTTTCAAAACTTGTTTTCTATGAGCTCTTCTGATTTGATCTTCAGTTGCTTTACTTCTCAAATGAGATAAACCTAAAACAGCATATAAATTGGCAGTCTTCCATTCTCTTGGATCGTGTTCTAATAACTCTTCACTTTGTTCTTCATCACCcaaatcttcatcttcattgacttcaatttgtttaacGTTCTTTTCAGcctccaatttttcaaattctgaCCAAGTGTGTCCACGCAAAGTTCTTGAAGCGTGAGCTAAGAAGTAACGACCAACTGGTTCAATTGGACGACGCACTGGCGCAGAGTATTTCGAGACGGCTTTGAATCCGTCAGTAGTTCCTGATGGTAATACAATAGACATGTtctttattgatattaagTTGGCTAAGAAGGATTTAAGATGgttgagaaaaaaaaaaaaatttttcttcttttgctTCTTCtcgtttttcttttaatttcagTGTGCAAATTGAGTGATTGCATTTTTCACTCTATGTATGTATGAATTGTTTTGGAACATAACTACGATAAGCATctattcaaaaaaaaaaaaagcttcTATACACTTGTCTAGCTTAACTTTGTTCCTTTATGGCAGACATATCTAATACTTCTATAGACCCTTCCCCCTTGGCAACTTTGTTGCTTCCATCtgtattttcaattaatgtGACCAAGACTCTATAATTTATAGGATCTATAATACCAACAATCTCAAATTGTTTTCCATTGTTATCTTCCTCCacaatttgatcaataacAGGTTTTATTTCATCTTGAAAAGATTTCAAGTATGCCTTTTTGGATAATGTGATTCTCACTTTCATTTGAGCTCTGGCAATGGGtatgatttgtttttcaactaataatttgatGGCATCTAATGCTTGAATTTTAGTTTGTTTGGTAGGATTCAAATGAAACTTGACTTCATTCAATGCCTTTTCAATCATACTTGGAGGATATCTCTTTTTAGATCTTGGATTTATACATTTTGTggaaattatatttaaaaattcattttgcttttgttgtaaatttgcatttctttccttttcattcaattgaatttctCCTTTGTTTAAAATTTCAGCTATAATCTCATCTTGATTCGTGGTGCCAAAACATTTCTGTAAATCATCGTTATTGGCAACTTGACCTTTGGAAACATTTATGAAAACTTGTGGGATCTGTAAcacttcatcaatatctttCTCCACTTTCAGTCTCCAATCTTGAACTTTATTTTGATAACATGCAATCTCAAATCTTTTCTTCCCCTTTTTCATTCGAACTAAGGAAACATTTGTAAGTCTAATCTGACTATTTGGTTGATTAATTACCGCCATATTCCAAAGTAATGTGTTGATGGAGGAATGAGATACACTGTTTGTATTAGGATGGTGATGAGCAATAAAATTTTCTACTGTGTGAGAGTTGAGATGTCAAGCGAAAACAAGCttttgaaatcaacaacTGACTATATTTAGTGTTGTAAAgtaaaaaatgaaaataaaaaaaaaaaaaaatgttaaaGGTATAGAACAAGAATGCTATCTTTATCTACAAGCTAAACCAAAGCTGGTTATTAGCATTTAATTGCAGTTATATGTCTTTTTTGTATATTGTAAATTGTTtatgaataaaaaaaaaaaggagggGTGTAAGCCTGAATATGTAAATTAAAACACTGTGGAAAGCAATGAATTCCCTATATTTTCCCATTCAAAGTATATCATACTAGTTTCTGAGTCATTCCACCTTTCAATGagctttttattttatgaatatattatttttaaataaccatttgtttattcgtcatcttcttcatcggCTTCAAGGAATTTCCCTTTGACATTTTTCCATAACTTAGCTTTGTTGTGTTCATCCCACCATTTGTTCACAGCAACATCAAAAAATCCTTGGAAGGCAAAGGCACCACCAAAGATAGTAGCAACGTAAATTGAGTTTCTTTCAAGTAAACGACCGAGGACTGTCTATAGATAAATAAATGTTAGTACTCTTTGGAACAAATAAAAGAGGATGTGAAGTTATCCTGAAAAAAAACTAGCATTCCTTCAGTTATATCCAGTTCCTTTCTATAAATCACACGAAATCCTCTTGGTTCATGGCAGTCCATAATATTTACATACCAACATCtttgtattatttgttgttgtataaGTGATTGAAATCTCTATTAGACTTTTGGTTTCttgcattttttttctcttaaAATTCTCACTGTCTGGtcaaattatttttcacTGTGAATTGATTGGTTGTAGTTGTATGCAGAATATTTACAAATTCACAGCAAAACTAAAGTACATATAGACAGatcgatgatgatgatataaaGCTCTCAGAAACAATTACAGAAGTTAGccattaaaaataaaataaaagcGAACACGAAACTCAAATTAAAACTATTCTATGTGCAAAGAAGATCAAACtaaaaactaaactaaaaactgaaaaatgaaaaatgaaaatttacccaaatatatatttaacCAATGCGTGATAgttttcttcaattaaacaaataagAAACCAATCAATGCAATAAACCCGAAAAGAGAGGTAGTTCTAGCAACACTAACTGCCCCATTATTTTCAGTGGTCAGAACAGAGGGTGTTTCTGAAGCAGAGGAAGATGGAGCAGCTCCGCCAGTTGAAATAAATACAGTGGAGGCAGTACTTGaagctgttgttgctggaGCTGAGTTTGAAGATCCACTAGTAGTACCAGCTGCAGTAGAAACAGTTGCAGATGCAGGAACAGAAACTCCGGAAGAACTGGTAATGGTAGTCTTATCACCTCCTTCAGTATTAATGAATACAATCACAGAAGCACTTGGAACAGAATTAGACTTTTCACTTGAAGAAGAGCTGGAGGTGGAGGTGGTGGATGAGGATGAGGATGAGTATGAGGATGAAGATGAGCTGGATGAAGAAGCGGATGATGATGTGCTAGATGATGAGGATGTGCTTGATGAATCTGAGGAACTCGATGAACTCGATGAGCTATCGTTAGAGTCCACAGATTGTccattttctaatttcttaATATCGTCTTGTGCTTGGTCGTATCTTCCGTTAACTTCACCACCATCGGCTTTGATGGATTTCCAAGAACCTGATTGATCAGAATAACTGTATTGCTTACCTGACGAATAATCAGCAACCAAAACAGACTTAATACCCATAGTAAATGGAGCTTGTGAGTAATCAGTGATTCCACCAGCCCAGTCAATGGTACCTGGTTGATTAGAAGGATCGCCACCAGCCCAGATACCAGCATAAATGGCCATTGGTGATTGTGGGAAACCTTGTGCATTATCTTTTGGAATGGTTCTGATAACATTACCGTCAACCGACCAAGTAACTGCATCTTGAGTCCAATCAATTACATAAGTGTGATAGTCTTTCAATGGGTTGGCAATATCATGATACCCACCACGATCGTAAGTAGCAGTATTACCtttgataaaataattCGATTGCCATTGATATGGGTCACCACCAAACATTTCAATATCTATTTCGTCTAAATCGTCTGATTGCAAGTAAAAAGACGACACTATACCTTTACCTTCTGCACCTTTTAAAACAACTTCGACACGACCAAACATAATGTAGAAATTCGATTTAAAGGAAGGATtatcaaatctttttttcataGTCAAGGATAAACCATTAGAGCCAGTGTCAATAGTAccttgtttttttaaactTTCGAAATGAGGGCCCAAGTCATTGtcaaatttttccaaaaatgaTGATCCCAAAGCAGGATTTGGAGAACAATTGCTTGATTTCAATGGGTTACATGTGTCGGCATTTGTATTAGcagcaaataataatgtagTTGCTATAGTAGCGAGTGTAGtgaatttcattattgatCTATGATGtgtgttgtttttttggatttttttttttttttttgcaactaaAGTCTACAACTGATAGGCAGAAAAAAGTATATgtaaaaattaaaacttgATTTGGTTGATAATGTAGaatgaaatcaataaagaagaaagaaagaagcaAGATCAAGaaacttgaaaaatgaaaaatgaatctagctagtatatatatacttttttttttttaatttgttggtGGTAGTCATTTGGAAAGAACTTTATCTGATTTGAAAGGGGGGAGAATGTTTGGGCGTGTTTTATGTATGTGGGTACATTGTTGAAGCGAGGCATTGCAAGTAGAGATTTTGTTtctaaaaacaaaacaaaataaataaataaaatattacaCAATATTTTTACATTATTGAGAGagagtgtgtgtgtatatTAAAAAGagttaattaattaacaaCTGAATATTACTACAGAAACAGTTAAAATACTTTGTGTTATACCAAAATCAGTTTATATTTAGAAACaatacaaataaaaaacgGACCGGTATTGAACACTCTATCGAACAATAggaacaataataataaatagaACCAAGAAATACAAAgacaaaagcaaaaaaaaaaaaaaaactcgTGGTGGTCACATACTCAGTTATTCTTCTTGGGGATTGAATCATTTGCTGACGGtgatcaagaagaaaaacaattaaaaaaaaagatggCTGGATCAACATTCATGAATTGTATTTATGTGTAATTATTTGGGAGAGTTGATAAGCTGTATCGTGTTAATGATTTGTGGGTTGCCAATTTGCAGATGCCagataattattaaatattggaCCACTTTACAACGGAGGCTGGATAAGTGGCCCTGTTGAGTTGTGTTAATAcgaatattttcttttttagtttttgtttgattgataatgatatttgCTCCAATCTCTGCTGGTCATAAAAGACAAATCAGGAAATTATTTCGgtccaaagaaaaaaatagaaaatattttctcgTTTAATTTCCTGAACAGTATTTTGTCCCTCAAGGTTTTCCTATCCCCTTGATCCATATCTCCAGGCTAATCAATGGCTTAGTAagttgttttgttgttgttgttgctgttgtcGTCACTGGTCTGATACAGTAATAGATTTCTAAAACATCAAAGGGTTAAGTTATAGTTTCCAACAATAAGTATGTTTTTAGGACggttttttcaattctttttttagtaCTGTTATTGTTAGTTTTAGACTATTGTCAACAATATgcaaacaataacaataaagagaaaaacacgaagaaaagaattgataaatagCTTAGTGTGTGGACGCATCGTTCTTTACACTTTTAGTACACATACCATTAAGACGGTGACGGTAGTTTATCTTGAATCCTGGTTTTTCAGAAAAGTACTGCGCCAAACTCTTGATTCGCGTTATCGTTAGTATTTTCTAATGCAGCTTTTCAATCTGTGTTTACTCTTTCAGGTAAAATCATTGGCAGACTAATTTTATGACATAAAGCTGCATAATTTAGATTGGATTATGTGAAGCAAACATTCttcaaatgaatttgtGTAGATTTGAATAGAGGCAAGCTTGTGATATGTGAGGGAATGCTGTATTCATTATTAGCCACGCATTCTGTACGTCCTTTGAGGTTCTGTTCAGTTTTGTTTGATCACATCAAATATCGAGAGTAGGCATAAATGTTCATATTCCTATtagaaaattgatttaaatagGACTGTAAAGGGTAtttgaagtttttttttgcacaAATTTTGGCTTAAATACTTACTGTAGGTAGGTTTTACagtaaattcaataactCAGTACCATCATTACCAGAAATAATCTATACTGCCAGTgtcattattaatattcaAACCTAGCAGTAGTTACTTGCTGACGGAAGTTaattcaatatatatagataCCAATGAAATTACAGGGGTGAAGACATTTAACAAATTCATGAGAGTACTACGGCCTAGGTAATATAAAAGTAGAATGAACATTTTGGCACgaatttttattgaaagaagTCACCGTTATTGTGTGTTGAGTTTTTCTTATCTAAGACTACCAGTAAAACCATCAATGCCAATATTTTAGTATAAATTACTATGGTGAGTGGTGGCGGAGGGGTAGAACAGGAATAAAAAAGCTGTCTTCCTTACATAAGCTTCAAAGGCTGCAACAACAGATTTCAAGTACTTGGTGgcgcaaaaaaaaaaaagaacactCATCAGTGTGACTTCCAGCCGAGACACCCCCCATCTATTCACCATCCATCCACGACCAACACACAAAATGCTATTCAACTAAGAAggcaaaaaaagaaaaacgagaagaattaatttcaattaaattagaacaaaaaaatggaaCTTCTTATCACTTATCCCAAATATCATCACTACCAATACCAGATACCcttagtattattattaatttctttctttctttctcaCTATTCCATAAATTTTAGATTAATAAGCAAAGCGTCATAACTCATATCCAAATATGTTTCTATCAGCGTTATTTGTTGTACCATTCACTGTGGCCCATCCAACAATTCTTACACAATACAATGGGGGACTCGATGACCAACAACCAGTTATTAAGCCACCCTTTAGACATTCAGACGGACCACAAACTTCAGACGACGATTTAGCCAACTTTTTAATTATATCTTTTATAACATTTGCTTCGTTAATAGTGGTTATACTATTATCACTAGTAATTTTTTGGATTGTAAGACGATCACGTCAGTTATCCCAGGACGAAATTGACagggaagaagaaaatcaaGCTTACTTGGAGTTAAATTCTGATGAACAAGAACTATATTTTCAATCCAAGGAGTTTCTAACCAACAGTCCGTACTTGGTTGGTGATTTAACCTTGAGCCAGGAATTGTCGATACAGGAAAAAGGTATCACGGCATTTGAGTTTCAAAAAGATGCGGTTTTGACAAATAACGATTTGATGATTCTTAATAAGTGTGAGTTGAATTTCTTCCAGAGCTTTGAATGTTCCACTCAAACTAATTTACCTATTCCAATGAAAAACGAGGTGTATTATTTCGAATCTAAAATATACTCGTTGCCTAACCCCGATGAAACCGTCATATCTATTGGTTTAAGTATCAAGCCATACCCATGGTTTAGGTTACCCGGAAGACATCCACATTCTGTTTGCTACGATTCGAATGGCTATCGAAGACACAATCAACCGTTCCCATTCATTAGTGACCCACCATTCCCCAGATTGGTCGAAGGTGATGTAATTGGGGTTGGTTATCGAACCCGTTCAGGTACTGTATTTTTCACACGTAATGGTAAGAAAATAAGTGAATCCAAATTGGGTGGGCATGTcaagaatttcaaaattgcCAACAAGGGGCAACTTTTCCCTACTATAGGAGCCAACAACGTTTGTTCTGTACATGTTAATTTGGGACAAATGGGATTTGTATTTATTGAAGGGAATGTTAAGCATTGGGGTTATGCACCGCTAGAAGGAAATGGGCCCGCTCCTCCtgtttataataaatataattctgATATTTTGCTAGAAAGATCAGAGATAGACGATGACGATTTGAGTGAAAGAGAAAATGATTTTCCACCAGATTTTTGGGCTATTAATGGAGACGAAGATGATCGTGCTGCATCACCTCGTGCTTTAGAGCAGGATAAATTCAGTTACAATGCATACTCAGAGGTCAACTCGCACGATGAAAGAATCACATTGGCCAGTTTGGTTCCTCCTGTCAAACCACCATCCTATAATGAAGATTTGGAAGAAGGTAACTCGAGTACTCCA is a window from the Candida dubliniensis CD36 chromosome 4, complete sequence genome containing:
- a CDS encoding protein phosphatase regulatory subunit, putative (Similar to S. cerevisiae GLC8;~In S. cerevisiae: involved in glycogen metabolism and chromosome segregation), with product MSDTSPKGILRNKPEGYVEETQFPDKLDRKEVIKNTRLNAQLASESSKGDEIRAKIAEKKKEQGLHSAELPEHLKWDEINLYKNEQEKSATMKIDEPKTPYEGGFNPEGEYYREDDDNEGNGNGEVDDIPAFELGEGEFDKLPHETSGSLHGSRVIKDTNHQEKEQDEEDDSGEKELTAEEKHRRFEEMRKQHYHMKGLPLRQKIEIPDEDDEE
- a CDS encoding ribosome-associated chaperone, putative (Similar to S. cerevisiae ZUO1); translated protein: MSIVLPSGTTDGFKAVSKYSAPVRRPIEPVGRYFLAHASRTLRGHTWSEFEKLEAEKNVKQIEVNEDEDLGDEEQSEELLEHDPREWKTANLYAVLGLSHLRSKATEDQIRRAHRKQVLKHHPDKKSASGGLENDGFFKIIQKAFEVMLDPVKRRQYDSIDVENDPKPPAPKSKYDFFEAWGPVFESEARFSTKQPVPLLGNLESTKEEVDAFYSFWGRFDSWKTFEFKDEDVPDDTANRDHKRYIERKNIANRKKLKQEDNKRIIELVERAHAEDPRIKLFKEKAKKEKAAKKWEKESGSRKAAEEAAAKKAAEEAAAKKAAEEAAALKANSKKAKEAAKAAKKKNKRNIRAAVKENDYFGDAAKSADIDADVDLLIEKFDDVKLGEVANKVKDADAASVKSTFAEVAKELVGAGSLDASYLKYFN
- a CDS encoding 60S ribosome maturation factor, putative (Similar to S. cerevisiae SDO1), with protein sequence MAVINQPNSQIRLTNVSLVRMKKGKKRFEIACYQNKVQDWRSKVEKDIDEVLQIPQVFINVSKGQVANNDDLQKCFGTTNQDEIIAEILNKGEIQLNEKERNANLQQKQNEFLNIISTKCINPRSKKRYPPSMIEKALNEVKFHLNPTKQTKIQALDAIKLLVEKQIIPIARAQMKVRITLSKKAYLKSFQDEIKPVIDQIVEEDNNGKQFEIVGIIDPINYRVLVTLIENTDGSNKVAKGEGSIEVLDMSAIKEQS
- a CDS encoding subunit of the ubiquinol-cytochrome c reductase complex, putative (Similar to S. cerevisiae QCR9;~spliced gene), coding for MLTVLGRLLERNSIYVATIFGGAFAFQGFFDVAVNKWWDEHNKAKLWKNVKGKFLEADEEDDE
- a CDS encoding cell-wall-associated glycosidase, putative (In S. cerevisiae: cell wall protein that functions in the transfer of chitin to beta(1-6)glucan, putative chitin transglycosidase;~Similar to S. cerevisiae CRH1); translation: MKFTTLATIATTLLFAANTNADTCNPLKSSNCSPNPALGSSFLEKFDNDLGPHFESLKKQGTIDTGSNGLSLTMKKRFDNPSFKSNFYIMFGRVEVVLKGAEGKGIVSSFYLQSDDLDEIDIEMFGGDPYQWQSNYFIKGNTATYDRGGYHDIANPLKDYHTYVIDWTQDAVTWSVDGNVIRTIPKDNAQGFPQSPMAIYAGIWAGGDPSNQPGTIDWAGGITDYSQAPFTMGIKSVLVADYSSGKQYSYSDQSGSWKSIKADGGEVNGRYDQAQDDIKKLENGQSVDSNDSSSSSSSSSDSSSTSSSSSTSSSASSSSSSSSSYSSSSSSTTSTSSSSSSEKSNSVPSASVIVFINTEGGDKTTITSSSGVSVPASATVSTAAGTTSGSSNSAPATTASSTASTVFISTGGAAPSSSASETPSVSTTENNGAVSVARTTSLFGFIALIGFLFV